The Sesamum indicum cultivar Zhongzhi No. 13 linkage group LG6, S_indicum_v1.0, whole genome shotgun sequence genomic interval GGGAAGTAGGATTTTCTATTAACCAGGTAAATAAAACAAGGTTTACATGGTAGGCAACTTGTTTATTACATGGTTCACAAGATAAAAATCTTATGATGTCATTTGCAAAGTCCAAGATAAAGTATAGTCTCCTGTCATAcctcattttcttgtttgcttTGCGAAATTTAGCTAACGTCATTTTAGAATCACAACCACcaatagataaaaaatgataCAAGCAGAAGGTTGAGTTTTCAATATAGTATAGTATGGGTCTTTTAGCTGTTCGCTTAAACTGTAGGCCTATCTGCACTGTTGATAACTCACCTTGATCACACAGCCCTCACCAATGACACTATCTGTGACATCAGCATCGAGCATCTTCGAAGGAGGCAGGTAGCGGGGCTGGGTATAGATTGGAGCTGATCGATCATAGAAGCTGCAAGAGATCATTTAAACATATCAAGATGTTCAATAACTTGGAGCCAATTGGTGTTTTGGTACAACAAGGGTAGGGAAACAAACACGTTAAGAACCAAACTCCTACCTAAAATCTGGGACTGGCTTTTTTGTGATCCCAAGATTGGCATTGTAGAAAGCTTCAATTGTACCAATATCTTCCCAGTAGCCATCAAACAAGTAGGCTTGCACCTATACAGATGATAAAACAATTAGCTCCAACAACTTTAACAGTCAAAAGAAGTGATAGTTTCATGGAAAGTGTATGAATAAGTCCTCTATCAGATTAAGTACTGGACATTGCCCAAAAACATTACAAGATGGTAAAATATTTACCAATGTAGAGAATATATGCACACATTGTTTTGCATGAGTAGAAATGTAAGGAAAAAGAAGTACTAGATTAAAATTTCAGACAGTTTCATACTCTTAATCCCATGGAAGTAGCTCCAGGAATAACTTCACTTCCAAAATCATTGGCTGCAGGAAACTTGTCCCTGAGAAGACTTATCATCACATCCTTGCTAACAACATATATCCCCATACTTGCAATGTAAGGCATCTCCTTCGCTCTCTTATCATCAAGACCCAATATGGTAGTATCAACCTTTAGAAATGGTAGAAAGGAAATTAGATGTTATGTCATTAACAAAGCCTGATACTCTTGAtgtattatttactatttagCCCATCCACCTTCATAGCTTTTAATTGTTCTCCCTTTGGTTTCTCTGCAAATTCAATGATGCGTCCTTCTTCATCAATCTTCATCAGACCAAATGCCGTGGCACGCTTTTCATCCATTGGCAGTGCAGCAACACTAATATCGGCATCTGTTTCTCTATGGGCCTGGATAAATCTCTCATAATCCATTCTATACAAATGGTCACCAGCAAGAACCAGGAACTCGAGAATGTTATGCTCTTCAAACAGCCACAAATATTGCCTCACAGCATCTGCGGTACCctaaagataaaatgaatttgatgtAATGGCAGATATAAAAGCAACTGCAATTggtatataaaagaataatttgcaATGATCATAAAATATGCCAAATTTTGGCACATAATAGACATTGAAGTCGAGCAATAGCACCTGAAGAACTTTTAGCCATCAGATGTAATGAGCGAACACCATATGAAGAGTATGAACTGATCtcaagttttaaaaaaaagtagaatttTGGGCAAACATTAAGAATGCTGGTATAAAGATAAGTACCTGAAACCAATTGGGATTTTCTGGACTTTGCTGAGCTGCAAGTACCTCAACAAAACCTTCATTCTTGTAACCGGCCATGTTGCTCGCATATGCCCTTGAAAGGTGACGGTTAAGGGATGCAGAATTGAATTGCGTGAGAACATAGATCTTAGATATGTTACTATTCAAGCAATTGCTCACAGGAATATCAATTAGCCGATAATTTGCTCCAAGAGGAACAGCTGGCTTTGCCCTCTTCTTCGTGAGAGGATAAAGTCGAGTACCAGCTCCACCCCCCAGAATAATTCCCAAGACACTCTGCATATGGACCaagacataattaatcatttcatTTGATTATATGAAAAAGTTGAAGGTATTCCCTAGAACTAGTAGACCTATATGCTCCCGTTTTTAAGACACaggataaattgttaattGCCTAGTCAAGTTAGATGAACTGATAAGCAAAAGTACTTAAATtctgtttataaattttaatcaataaaagaaTGCATGAATTATatacagaaaaaaagaaaaaaagagactATAACAGAGTCATACTGTTTGCAGAACCTTTTTCCTAAATTGGCTCAATAATTCTCCAAGTGGAAACTACTGAACCTTTCTACTAAGTCCATGCAATTTTGGTTTGATCTGTAGTCTATAGATCATAGACATTCAAGTGATTTCAACTAATTACTACCATAAGCCAGAATAAAATTACAGCATCTACAGGTGCATGATTTTGTTATAAATGAAGTAAATAATCAGGAGATCACATTCTTGTTTCTGCATCAAGATGCTTTTTTCTATGCAATCAGGCATTGAAAAGCAAATAAGCagttcttatttaaaataaagcaaagattataacaaattacaCGTGCAACAAGTCCCCTTTAATTTAAACATGATATATTCTAAATGTTTTCTGTATACCGAGAGAGCAAATTGTGGATCTGCGACAAAGCGTTAATGTAACTTCTAATTAAAGCAAAGGTTGTACAGGCAAATGAAAGCTGTCTGCATAGATTTCCAAAAATCGTATCTTCTCTTCAACTTTGCAGAGCAGATTACACATCAATGCAcgcataaaataaaacacagcCAAAAGTCTGCCAATTCCACACAAAATCAGTTACATGCAGATAAAAACAGATTGAACAAATTTACGGCAGCATATACGAGCTCACACTGCACACATACAGAACAGCCCACTATTCTTCAAATCATACACCCGCAAGCATTTCTTTTTACGATCAACATAATTAAGAAGAACATAATAAGATGAATAAAGTACTCTGCTGGCGTCAGGATCAAGGCAAGTCTGCGAATTTTGCGAGTCGGACACCGCCTTCGGAGATACGATCATCGGACCGCGACTCTCCAAATCCCCTCCAGAACGTTGCCTTCGCACTCGCACTTGCCGCGACGACTTAAGGCTCTCACCGGCCACATTAGACGCCGCAAAAGACAATCGCGTAAACGACGCCGAATTGACATCCTCCACACCTCTATGATTAACGACGACGGTTGCGTTGGGAACCAGCCTCAACACTGCGGTGGCGGCCATTGCATATACAAGGAGAATCTCTTTAGCTCTccagagacagagagagagttgagagGTCGAATGAGCTTAGCATAATAGTTGATGACGGTGGTCATTATatagtgtaaaataaaatgatatggAGAGAGATCTAAGTtcacacagagagagagagagagagagagaaggttCAAGTGAAATTACCAGGAGGCCCTCGGTTGTTGTTTGGCATTATTCGCAATCTGTATGGTTCTCGTGCCAATTACCTAATTTGACCCTACATCACTCCATCCTATTTAgagataaattaattcaaatatatattattttcgcATACAAcccaatataaaaataaaaactcactccaaaatattaaaaatctacaacgaaaacaaaaccaaaaaggtattgcaataacaaaaatatgagCGTGAAAATATCAAGAGcctataattatttcaaaatctatACTGAAAAGATTATATTAAGACACGTGACactatttgataattttaatgtgTACAACATATAATGGGGATTACTGTAAATAACGGCACCCACTATTCATTGGGTAAGTTGTTGAGTGCATTTATGAGCCTTTATTGCTTTCTAAATTAAACGTCTGTCACTATTGACTGATTTAAGTATTAGGGTATTTTCACTGGGTTACTGACTGTGATTTTGTAGAtttgtttctaaaaaagaattaggtTAGAGCCCAACACCTTAGTTCGACCAAGTGACTAGCGAATCCGATCATCACATAGTTCCTTTATTCATTCAATTATCTTACGCAACGATCAAATCACAATTCTCACCAATTCTAccttaaatcaaataatatcgAGAGAAACATTGTTCTATGGACTACgatcatctatatatatatgcaatacctttttttattaacaacggtaaataaattacaataacccATTTCGATACACAGAGCAATACTTTAATTCAACAGTATATCAATTTGACTaacaatgataaataaattaaaataacaacaTAAAGTAAGACAGATACCTAGAGACAAATTCTCTCAAACCCATAACATCgaacttatttaaaagatttcaaCCTTAACTTTAACCACCGGACTAAgaaatcatttatatatatatatacaaaacacTAGTAAGttgatatatttgaatattaaaataaaataggaacACATTAACATATTTGGAATGTTTGAACCCCAAAAAAGGAAGCAATGAGGTCAGAGTagagtatatattttatgaaggaAATGGATGGAAATTTGATGCATGTGAGGGGAGGGCGAATTAGGAAGCTGTGAATTGTGCGGTTACTACTTAGTTGATAGGTGGGCAGGGCAGGGCGGGTCATTTCAATTTCCCACAGGCGACATGTGAAGATATATCTGTGAAAGCACTGATTTTACGCCGTTGCTCAATTTCTCTCGTCGCTTTCCCTTTTCCCCAGTTTTTCTATTGCTGCCATTTCCCGTAGTCCTACTGCCCACCCATTGCGTTTGGTAGCAAACTGACAACTCACCTCTGCTGCGCATCATTAACTACTCCCGTCAATTTCTAGTCTTTTCGTCTCGGCCCACCTACACCTCCACTTCTCTTGATTTGTATGCACacttaatttaaaacttttttaaattatatattttaatttgaataaaagaatgcataataaaaatttatatttatttttgattaatttattattgatatattatagattaattaattttttatgattaagtTATCCTTATAACATCTTCGCACATTAATCATATAAGCacgtatattttcaccgttataagagtagtttagtaaaaaaaaattttgctCGATCTGCAATAAGTTTGTAATAAGTTGATtgaggtaaatattaatttgtattcatttttttgttaatatttatacattcaatgaaatttatgtaattgatgaacctatttgttagacgaaatcAAACTTTagaaatactaaatataatttttcaaatcacaaatgGAGTGAGGATTGAGCTATCCCACTGAGTGCTGGTCTCGAGTGTGTATGTTGGGTAAGTTTATGTATTATGAGTGTTGTGTATTTGTATTACTTGTGTTGTGGAGACCTTGCTGGTGTATGCTTGACCTTattgtgtttatatattagtGCAGTGTGACGTTTGAGAGTTGTTCTTTCATAGTAGattgttgtttatttgttATGAAGATCTCATCTTCGAAAGTCTTACTTTTTGGGGTACTATGggtttattagatttgtttgTCTGGGATTGCAAGGATTACTATGAGCGTTTTTGTGTTGTTTCCTATTATAGGATGCaggaaatatatttttaataataataaaataacaagaatACTACTGAGTTTTTGTGATTTAGCGtatttttgggagacaaaaactCATTGTTCATAgtcaaaagattttttttttatattatatttatatatgtatatatgcatatatattttctacatagaaaatccaaaataaaaaagacgcacagatAAAGTACAAATAAATGTAGACAAACATTTGGGTGTTTTGTCCCATCTCGAAAacgatccaaaaagaaaaccaaacatagtgccTCAACCTTATACTAATACACAACCATCATATAATCGCacaacacaatata includes:
- the LOC105165538 gene encoding glucose-1-phosphate adenylyltransferase small subunit, chloroplastic/amyloplastic; its protein translation is MAATAVLRLVPNATVVVNHRGVEDVNSASFTRLSFAASNVAGESLKSSRQVRVRRQRSGGDLESRGPMIVSPKAVSDSQNSQTCLDPDASRSVLGIILGGGAGTRLYPLTKKRAKPAVPLGANYRLIDIPVSNCLNSNISKIYVLTQFNSASLNRHLSRAYASNMAGYKNEGFVEVLAAQQSPENPNWFQGTADAVRQYLWLFEEHNILEFLVLAGDHLYRMDYERFIQAHRETDADISVAALPMDEKRATAFGLMKIDEEGRIIEFAEKPKGEQLKAMKVDTTILGLDDKRAKEMPYIASMGIYVVSKDVMISLLRDKFPAANDFGSEVIPGATSMGLRVQAYLFDGYWEDIGTIEAFYNANLGITKKPVPDFSFYDRSAPIYTQPRYLPPSKMLDADVTDSVIGEGCVIKNCKIHHSVVGLRSCISEGAVIEDSLLMGADYYETDADRRFLAAKGGVPIGIGKNTHIKRAIIDKNARIGEDVKIINTDNVQEAARETDGYFIKSGIVTVVKDALIPSGTVI